One genomic window of Malaciobacter molluscorum LMG 25693 includes the following:
- a CDS encoding thiamine-phosphate kinase: MNKEDHFIQQFTNQTNLIGDDAAVIGEMVYSQDAFFENVHFKKDWMSLKQIAAKSMLVNISDAIAMNAIPQYALLTVAIPAYYSTSDMRKLANGFKKVAKDYNIKIIGGDTISNEKLDISVTIISKSENPIFRNGAKKDDLVCYTGDLGTCKKDLKKLFKGKKISSKSKFIKPKLKDNFFYEIAKYVNASLDISDGLFFELERLSKSSKVGFEFFDKISENIGTSGEEYEMLFTFPKKYLEKIMAASKKHNIALNIFAKVIEGKYETKYKNHHFNKRDNN, encoded by the coding sequence ATGAATAAAGAAGATCATTTTATACAACAATTTACAAATCAAACAAATTTAATAGGTGATGATGCTGCTGTTATTGGAGAAATGGTTTATTCTCAAGATGCATTTTTTGAAAATGTTCATTTTAAAAAGGATTGGATGAGTTTAAAACAAATAGCTGCAAAATCAATGCTTGTAAATATTTCTGATGCAATCGCAATGAATGCAATACCGCAATATGCCCTTTTAACTGTTGCAATTCCTGCTTATTATTCTACATCTGATATGAGGAAATTAGCAAATGGATTTAAAAAAGTGGCAAAAGATTATAATATAAAAATTATAGGTGGAGACACTATAAGTAATGAAAAGCTTGATATTTCAGTAACAATAATTTCAAAAAGTGAAAATCCTATATTTAGAAATGGAGCAAAAAAAGATGATTTAGTTTGCTATACAGGAGATTTAGGAACTTGTAAAAAAGATTTAAAAAAACTTTTTAAAGGTAAAAAAATCTCTTCAAAATCAAAATTTATAAAGCCAAAATTAAAAGATAATTTTTTTTATGAAATTGCAAAATACGTAAATGCTTCATTAGATATTTCAGATGGATTATTCTTTGAGCTTGAAAGATTATCTAAATCAAGTAAAGTAGGCTTTGAGTTCTTTGATAAAATATCAGAAAATATTGGAACTTCAGGCGAAGAGTATGAGATGTTATTTACTTTTCCTAAAAAATATTTAGAAAAAATAATGGCAGCATCTAAAAAACATAATATTGCATTGAATATTTTTGCAAAAGTAATTGAGGGAAAATATGAAACAAAGTATAAAAATCATCATTTTAATAAAAGGGATAATAATTGA
- the truD gene encoding tRNA pseudouridine(13) synthase TruD has product MNNLQRYLNHSKIDVLFKQNKDDFVVTEVPLYDFTNEGEHLIIKFRKKDLTTWDAVSIFANHFGCSTRDIGYAGLKDKNAMTIQSISINKKYEEKLSSFEHDKIKILETTYHQNKIKIGHLKGNKFFIRLKRVSTIDARIIEQVLAQLAIFGMPNYFGFQRFGIEGDNYKKGEEIVNGQRREKDRKLRQMYVNAYQSFLFNNWLSKRIEISKLIEAFEPKEIYQKLHLPQDLVKQMKEQKHPFKIMLGDLLSHYPFGKIFYAEDLESEATKFFDKDRVPTGLLCGKRVKTAQDYALEYEKDFTKTLKEDGARRFAWVFPIDIESNYKEDKNWMELSFYLPKGSYATEFIAELIHQ; this is encoded by the coding sequence TTGAATAACTTACAAAGATACTTAAATCACTCAAAAATAGATGTACTTTTCAAGCAAAATAAAGATGATTTTGTTGTAACAGAAGTACCATTATATGATTTTACAAATGAGGGTGAACATTTAATTATAAAATTTAGAAAAAAAGATTTGACAACTTGGGATGCAGTATCTATTTTTGCTAATCATTTTGGCTGTTCTACAAGAGATATTGGATATGCAGGTTTAAAAGATAAAAATGCAATGACAATACAAAGCATTTCAATAAATAAAAAATATGAAGAAAAACTTTCAAGTTTTGAACATGACAAAATTAAAATTTTAGAGACTACCTATCATCAAAATAAGATAAAAATAGGACATTTAAAAGGTAATAAATTTTTTATTAGATTAAAAAGAGTTTCTACTATTGATGCAAGAATAATTGAACAAGTTTTAGCACAATTAGCAATTTTTGGTATGCCTAATTATTTTGGATTTCAAAGATTTGGAATTGAAGGAGATAATTATAAAAAAGGTGAAGAAATAGTAAATGGTCAAAGAAGAGAAAAAGATAGAAAATTAAGACAAATGTATGTAAATGCATACCAAAGTTTTTTATTTAATAACTGGTTATCTAAAAGAATTGAAATATCAAAATTAATAGAAGCATTTGAGCCAAAAGAGATTTATCAGAAATTACATTTACCGCAAGATTTAGTAAAACAAATGAAAGAACAAAAACACCCATTTAAAATTATGCTTGGAGATTTACTTAGCCATTATCCTTTTGGTAAGATCTTTTATGCAGAAGATTTAGAAAGTGAAGCAACTAAATTTTTTGATAAAGATAGAGTTCCGACGGGTTTATTATGTGGTAAAAGAGTAAAAACTGCACAAGATTATGCACTTGAATATGAAAAAGATTTTACTAAAACTTTAAAAGAAGATGGAGCAAGAAGATTTGCATGGGTTTTTCCAATTGATATTGAAAGTAATTATAAAGAGGATAAAAACTGGATGGAGTTATCCTTTTATCTTCCAAAAGGATCTTATGCTACTGAATTTATTGCTGAGTTAATTCATCAATAA